The following is a genomic window from Pelobacter seleniigenes DSM 18267.
CGGTCAACAACCTGCAGCTGATTTCGGCCGACGCCCAGGTGCAACGCTACAACACCCGGATCGCCCTCATCGACAAACTGAACGAACCGCTGCTGGCCTTTTACTATCTCGATTTTCCGGTCGGCAATATCAGTCTTGGCGAGGCGGAGCGGATCAATCAGGCCCAGGCCGGCCCGGCGACCAAGGTCAACACCCGCAGTGTGCGGGGGAAAATTCTCACCGGCCGGGACATGATCGAAAACCAGGCGCTCTGGTTCGAGTATCGGGCTGCAGACCTGCGCCTGCAGGTGGTCAGCCAAGTTCGGGAAGCTTTTTTCAAGCTCTACTTCCTTGACAAAACCATTATCGCCACCGAAAACGGCATCGCCACCCTGGCCGAGCTGACCCAATCGGCCGCTGCCCAGTATGCGGTGGGAAACATCACCCAGACCGATGTCCTCAACCTGCAGGAGCAGCGCTACCGGCTCAAG
Proteins encoded in this region:
- a CDS encoding TolC family protein, whose amino-acid sequence is MESLTLPLCQRPTATVFSPGPLSWIRVVVLAVLLHLLLPAAVRAASPPSAPKASVSLAELLEAAAVNNLQLISADAQVQRYNTRIALIDKLNEPLLAFYYLDFPVGNISLGEAERINQAQAGPATKVNTRSVRGKILTGRDMIENQALWFEYRAADLRLQVVSQVREAFFKLYFLDKTIIATENGIATLAELTQSAAAQYAVGNITQTDVLNLQEQRYRLKAELLEKQQQRRELATRLNYLAARPITSPSTISGQRSRL